A region from the Biomphalaria glabrata chromosome 14, xgBioGlab47.1, whole genome shotgun sequence genome encodes:
- the LOC106055277 gene encoding uncharacterized protein LOC106055277, giving the protein MCFFVMCQFVFLITMSSFYLSTASNPNKFDDDLSTEPACVLGTEDHPRLCEASSQNQMVEASEGASVTFSACVNVTVISNKLHLCDCYDLRHNISDVIVMYGKLSDWKYRVELTVQRVTRNHFGTHVVNVTFKTTNEEIMKVYLTISEKESSRPNVVVAASVSTALIVVIGIICFLVRTIGKRNQTYTINKKIYTLTKLFQCFRKTSQHASFSMNDFNHYDTVDDVVVNANAEDAGASTINEVPEVKDNLVLQSPQTPNESGKLKETSNGMYITVLDDNSGYITPKDVKRSSKLKKKSLSLQRDRDLQKTRYRRERSRSLESLDNELRDDHHYCNCEPFQKKAEPRLISVKHRGEYKKSATLDPNSSPDCKPNSGHNSKLEYTYSDTKYAGKCQKYVNIREDLEKYWENFKNVNKNMDRKKSLRKEVNGKTE; this is encoded by the exons atgtgtttcttCGTGATGTGCCAGTTTGTCTTTTTGATTACAATGTCCAGTTTCTATCTGTCTACTGCTAGCAATCCAAACAAGTTTGACGATGATCTGTCTACTGAGCCAG CCTGTGTTTTAGGTACTGAAGACCACCCACGCCTCTGTGAGGCTTCATCTCAAAACCAAATGGTCGAAGCCTCAGAGGGCGCAAGTGTGACGTTTTCAGCCTGTGTTAATGTCACCGTAATCAGCAACAAACTCCACTTGTGCGACTGTTACGACCTCCGGCACAACATCAGCGACGTCATCGTGATGTACGGCAAGCTCTCAGACTGGAAGTACCGGGTTGAGTTGACCGTCCAGCGAGTGACCCGAAATCACTTTGGCACTCACGTTGTCAATGTGACTTTTAAAACAACTAACGAGGAAATCATGAAAGTTTATCTAACAATATCAGAGAAAG AGTCATCAAGACCCAATGTGGTTGTAGCTGCCAgtgtgtccactgctctgataGTTGTTATTGGCATCATTTGTTTCTTGGTCAGAACCATAG GTAAAAGAAACCAAACCTACAC AATCAATAAGAAAATATACACTCTGACAAAAC TTTTCCAGTGTTTCCGGAAAACTTCCCAGCACGCATCGTTCTCCATGAATGATTTTAACCACTACGACACAGTCGACGACGTTGTTGTGAACGCCAACGCAGAGGACGCTGGCGCCTCGACGATCAACGAAGTCCCCGAGGTCAAGGACAATCTCGTTTTGCAGTCTCCACAAACTCCAAACGAGTCTGGAAAACTCAAAGAAACAAGCAATGGCATGTATATCACAGTCCTTGACGACAACTCAGGGTACATAACTCCCAAAGATGTCAAAAGGTCGTCCAAACTTAAGAAAAAATCGTTGTCTTTACAAAGAGATCGAGATCTTCAGAAGACTCGCTATCGCCGCGAACGCTCCAGATCCCTAGAGTCTTTGGATAACGAACTCCGAGATGACCACCATTACTGCAACTGCGAACCGTTTCAAAAGAAGGCGGAGCCTAGGCTTATTTCAGTAAAGCATAGAGGCGAATATAAAAAAAGCGCCACGCTTGATCCTAACTCTTCCCCGGATTGCAAACCAAACAGTGGACACAACTCAAAACTGGAATATACTTACAGCGATACTAAATATGCTGGAAAGTGTCAGAAATATGTCAATATCAGAGAAGATTTGGAAAAGTATTGGGAAAATTTTAAGAATGTGAATAAAAATATGGACAGGAAAAAGTCTCTCCGAAAAGAAGTTAACGGTAAGACTGAGTAA
- the LOC106055272 gene encoding toll-like receptor 4 isoform X1: protein MGKITGLLFFLFTSVRVTPSMKNTVNDIYRVRKDVLTKYRNTEEYDLGQRKGPLKQMDTRETRTPYGHFNSDTAFISPKNILKATRPLAFHLGNLKNQTSPCSTWNLTVDCSYKSLDHIESSWFPSNTTVLLLNNNKLVTLHNETFAQLTNLTRLDLSSNDIRRIDAGAFQGLHNLQELNLHMHCCNFTDHYSLESVFAPLRNLRILNAMHNSDVGVLTYSYTFLTRLPLLQSLSIDFDLDTLYCGPEFNDLKNLTFLQFSGQVMYIDDRSFQNVAQLKNLSMDHLSNINNISHNAFKPLSNLKVLTMYHVLLYVQEILSLLEPFQGRNMTEITLDTTTRTLTQVNPTRNGILTNHDTKYLMNICLESFTLIDNRIFYIKPDAVQNIYTWKKCLMHLYIASNPIQGNNFALIRLFTLDNLKSFTFINMFRACHEFQPFPQSSPPATRNVASSSISSQNNHYQKDTTSNQQQMIRHSPFSPYLDMIDENPYQLNIPNYIFISPSLQYMNFQRLVMSQSFEYHFILVGAQNVTSLDISDSGFYRFNGLMEGVSAIKTLIISGNDVSVLSVSFFDTFVSLENFAISSCKLDRDFISLNSRRIFQNHTRLQELDISSNSLNYLSQNTFSYNNRLMWLNMSGNQFKDIPFDLTNTPELQFLDIRFNSLTTIDETTAQQMDHLVTKSGKLEILLEGNVLSCSCSDLSFMRWMRMTLVTFDQNGNFTCMNTDGERKYTLDYSNLDSLWRECWGSFFLYFALIMLCLYCIGVFAVFITMRNKNFIVSFFLQLFGGFKLHSRRDYPVGVYIGYSDKDYQFPCKELRSFIESSLKLKTFLIDRDLIASVDKASGIIEALNASWRILLVCSKSFLKEDDWSMFTMRSAIYTQTPANPARVVVLVHKDCLPLLPPALLSSVNDENICAVSEWAMNYEMMQMLTTRLH from the exons ATGGGCAAGATAACGGGActtctgtttttcttgttcaCGTCTGTACGGGTCACTCCTAGTATGAAGAATACAGTGAATGATATCTACAGAGTAAGAAAAGACGTCTTGACAAAGTATCGCAACACGGAAGAGTATGATTTAGGTCAGAGAAAAG GACCCTTGAAACAAATGGATACAAGAGAGACTCGTACTCCTTATGGACACTTCAATTCCGACACTGCTTTCATTTcaccaaaaaatattttgaaagcaaCAAGGCCATTGGCGTTCCATTTAGGGAACCTGAAAAATCAGACTTCTCCATGTTCCACCTGGAATCTTACAGTGGACTGTTCCTATAAATCTCTTGACCACATCGAGTCGTCCTGGTTTCCCAGCAACACCACAGTCCTCCTTCTCAACAACAACAAGCTAGTCACTTTGCACAACGAAACATTCGCCCAACTGACAAATCTGACAAGACTTGATCTCTCAAGCAATGACATTCGAAGAATAGACGCCGGCGCATTCCAAGGGCTGCACAATTTGCAAGAACTGAACCTACACATGCATTGCTGTAATTTCACTGATCATTATTCCCTGGAAAGCGTATTCGCTCCTCTACGAAACTTACGCATTTTGAATGCTATGCACAATAGCGATGTCGGTGTATTGACGTATAGCTACACATTTCTGACAAGGTTGCCGCTGCTTCAAAGTCTTTCCATTGACTTTGACTTGGACACTCTCTATTGTGGCCCAGAGTTCAACGATCTGAAAAATctgacatttttacaattttcaGGGCAAGTGATGTACATCGATGATAggtcatttcaaaatgttgcacAATTAAAAAATCTCTCAATGGACCATCTGAGTAATATTAATAACATTAGCCACAATGCGTTTAAGCCTCTAAGTAATTTGAAAGTCCTCACAATGTACCACGTTTTGCTTTATGTTCAGGAGATTTTGAGCCTGTTGGAACCATTTCAAGGCAGGAATATGACTGAGATTACTCTAGATACCACAACTAGAACCTTGACTCAGGTGAACCCAACGAGGAACGGCATCCTGACTAATCATGATACTAAATACCTCATGAATATTTGTCTGGAGAGTTTCACATTGATCGACAAcagaatattttatattaaaccGGATGCTGTTCAAAATATATACACGTGGAAAAAATGTTTGATGCATCTATATATAGCATCGAATCCCATCCAGGGCAATAACTTTGCCTTGATACGTTTGTTCACGCTTGATAATTTAAAGTCCTTCACTTTTATCAACATGTTTCGAGCTTGCCACGAGTTTCAACCTTTCCCTCAATCTAGTCCTCCCGCTACCAGGAATGTAGCTTCTAGTTCAATCTCAAGTCAAAATAATCACTACCAGAAAGATACGACTTCAAACCAACAACAAATGATAAGGCATTCTCCTTTCAGTCCATACCTAGACATGATTGACGAAAATCCTTATCAGCTCAACATTcccaattacatttttatttccccAAGCTTACAATATATGAACTTTCAAAGGCTGGTCATGTCCCAGTCGTTTGAATATCATTTTATATTAGTCGGGGCACAAAACGTGACGTCCCTTGACATCTCAGACAGCGGATTCTATCGGTTCAATGGGTTAATGGAAGGCGTTTCGGCGATAAAAACTTTAATAATATCCGGAAATGACGTCAGCGTACTTTCTGTTTCATTTTTTGACACTTTTGTCTCTTTAGAAAACTTTGCCATTTCCAGTTGTAAACTTGATCGTGATTTTATCTCGCTGAACAGCCGAAGGATATTTCAAAATCACACGAGACTTCAAGAGCTCGATATTTCGTCCAattctctgaattatctttCCCAAAACACCTTCTCGTATAATAATCGCCTTATGTGGCTTAATATGTCTGGAAACCAGTTTAAGGACATTCCGTTTGACTTGACCAACACCCCAGAActccaatttctggacattcgCTTTAACTCTTTAACTACAATAGACGAGACCACGGCTCAGCAAATGGATCATCTCGTAACCAAGTCTGGGAAATTGGAAATTTTGCTGGAAGGGAATGTCTTGTCATGCAGCTGTAGTGATTTGTCATTTATGCGTTGGATGAGGATGACATTAGTGACATTTGATCAAAACGGAAATTTCACTTGTATGAACACCGATGGGGAGAGAAAGTATACACTAGATTACTCAAACCTGGATTCCTTGTGGAGAGAATGTTGGGGCagttttttcttatattttgcatTGATAATGCTGTGTCTTTATTGCATTGGAGTATTTGCCGTTTTTATCACAATGAGAAACAAGaattttattgtttcttttttcctgCAGCTCTTTGGGGGATTCAAATTACACAGCAGACGTGACTACCCTGTCGGTGTATATATCGGATATTCTGATAAAGATTATCAGTTTCCTTGCAAAGAATTACGAAGTTTTATCGAAAGTTCACTAaaattaaagacatttttaatagACCGCGATCTTATAGCTTCGGTTGATAAAGCCAGTGGGATTATCGAGGCTTTGAACGCCAGTTGGAGAATCCTTCTCGTCTGCAGCAAAAGTTTCTTGAAGGAAGACGATTGGTCAATGTTTACAATGAGGTCAGCTATTTATACACAGACTCCAGCTAATCCTGCTCGTGTTGTTGTGTTGGTTCACAAAGATTGTCTTCCCTTGCTTCCTCCAGCGCTTCTGAGCTCAGTCAATGATGAGAATATTTGTGCTGTGTCGGAGTGGGCGATGAACTACGAGATGATGCAAATGTTGACCACTCGATTACATTAA
- the LOC106055272 gene encoding toll-like receptor 4 isoform X2 has translation MDTRETRTPYGHFNSDTAFISPKNILKATRPLAFHLGNLKNQTSPCSTWNLTVDCSYKSLDHIESSWFPSNTTVLLLNNNKLVTLHNETFAQLTNLTRLDLSSNDIRRIDAGAFQGLHNLQELNLHMHCCNFTDHYSLESVFAPLRNLRILNAMHNSDVGVLTYSYTFLTRLPLLQSLSIDFDLDTLYCGPEFNDLKNLTFLQFSGQVMYIDDRSFQNVAQLKNLSMDHLSNINNISHNAFKPLSNLKVLTMYHVLLYVQEILSLLEPFQGRNMTEITLDTTTRTLTQVNPTRNGILTNHDTKYLMNICLESFTLIDNRIFYIKPDAVQNIYTWKKCLMHLYIASNPIQGNNFALIRLFTLDNLKSFTFINMFRACHEFQPFPQSSPPATRNVASSSISSQNNHYQKDTTSNQQQMIRHSPFSPYLDMIDENPYQLNIPNYIFISPSLQYMNFQRLVMSQSFEYHFILVGAQNVTSLDISDSGFYRFNGLMEGVSAIKTLIISGNDVSVLSVSFFDTFVSLENFAISSCKLDRDFISLNSRRIFQNHTRLQELDISSNSLNYLSQNTFSYNNRLMWLNMSGNQFKDIPFDLTNTPELQFLDIRFNSLTTIDETTAQQMDHLVTKSGKLEILLEGNVLSCSCSDLSFMRWMRMTLVTFDQNGNFTCMNTDGERKYTLDYSNLDSLWRECWGSFFLYFALIMLCLYCIGVFAVFITMRNKNFIVSFFLQLFGGFKLHSRRDYPVGVYIGYSDKDYQFPCKELRSFIESSLKLKTFLIDRDLIASVDKASGIIEALNASWRILLVCSKSFLKEDDWSMFTMRSAIYTQTPANPARVVVLVHKDCLPLLPPALLSSVNDENICAVSEWAMNYEMMQMLTTRLH, from the coding sequence ATGGATACAAGAGAGACTCGTACTCCTTATGGACACTTCAATTCCGACACTGCTTTCATTTcaccaaaaaatattttgaaagcaaCAAGGCCATTGGCGTTCCATTTAGGGAACCTGAAAAATCAGACTTCTCCATGTTCCACCTGGAATCTTACAGTGGACTGTTCCTATAAATCTCTTGACCACATCGAGTCGTCCTGGTTTCCCAGCAACACCACAGTCCTCCTTCTCAACAACAACAAGCTAGTCACTTTGCACAACGAAACATTCGCCCAACTGACAAATCTGACAAGACTTGATCTCTCAAGCAATGACATTCGAAGAATAGACGCCGGCGCATTCCAAGGGCTGCACAATTTGCAAGAACTGAACCTACACATGCATTGCTGTAATTTCACTGATCATTATTCCCTGGAAAGCGTATTCGCTCCTCTACGAAACTTACGCATTTTGAATGCTATGCACAATAGCGATGTCGGTGTATTGACGTATAGCTACACATTTCTGACAAGGTTGCCGCTGCTTCAAAGTCTTTCCATTGACTTTGACTTGGACACTCTCTATTGTGGCCCAGAGTTCAACGATCTGAAAAATctgacatttttacaattttcaGGGCAAGTGATGTACATCGATGATAggtcatttcaaaatgttgcacAATTAAAAAATCTCTCAATGGACCATCTGAGTAATATTAATAACATTAGCCACAATGCGTTTAAGCCTCTAAGTAATTTGAAAGTCCTCACAATGTACCACGTTTTGCTTTATGTTCAGGAGATTTTGAGCCTGTTGGAACCATTTCAAGGCAGGAATATGACTGAGATTACTCTAGATACCACAACTAGAACCTTGACTCAGGTGAACCCAACGAGGAACGGCATCCTGACTAATCATGATACTAAATACCTCATGAATATTTGTCTGGAGAGTTTCACATTGATCGACAAcagaatattttatattaaaccGGATGCTGTTCAAAATATATACACGTGGAAAAAATGTTTGATGCATCTATATATAGCATCGAATCCCATCCAGGGCAATAACTTTGCCTTGATACGTTTGTTCACGCTTGATAATTTAAAGTCCTTCACTTTTATCAACATGTTTCGAGCTTGCCACGAGTTTCAACCTTTCCCTCAATCTAGTCCTCCCGCTACCAGGAATGTAGCTTCTAGTTCAATCTCAAGTCAAAATAATCACTACCAGAAAGATACGACTTCAAACCAACAACAAATGATAAGGCATTCTCCTTTCAGTCCATACCTAGACATGATTGACGAAAATCCTTATCAGCTCAACATTcccaattacatttttatttccccAAGCTTACAATATATGAACTTTCAAAGGCTGGTCATGTCCCAGTCGTTTGAATATCATTTTATATTAGTCGGGGCACAAAACGTGACGTCCCTTGACATCTCAGACAGCGGATTCTATCGGTTCAATGGGTTAATGGAAGGCGTTTCGGCGATAAAAACTTTAATAATATCCGGAAATGACGTCAGCGTACTTTCTGTTTCATTTTTTGACACTTTTGTCTCTTTAGAAAACTTTGCCATTTCCAGTTGTAAACTTGATCGTGATTTTATCTCGCTGAACAGCCGAAGGATATTTCAAAATCACACGAGACTTCAAGAGCTCGATATTTCGTCCAattctctgaattatctttCCCAAAACACCTTCTCGTATAATAATCGCCTTATGTGGCTTAATATGTCTGGAAACCAGTTTAAGGACATTCCGTTTGACTTGACCAACACCCCAGAActccaatttctggacattcgCTTTAACTCTTTAACTACAATAGACGAGACCACGGCTCAGCAAATGGATCATCTCGTAACCAAGTCTGGGAAATTGGAAATTTTGCTGGAAGGGAATGTCTTGTCATGCAGCTGTAGTGATTTGTCATTTATGCGTTGGATGAGGATGACATTAGTGACATTTGATCAAAACGGAAATTTCACTTGTATGAACACCGATGGGGAGAGAAAGTATACACTAGATTACTCAAACCTGGATTCCTTGTGGAGAGAATGTTGGGGCagttttttcttatattttgcatTGATAATGCTGTGTCTTTATTGCATTGGAGTATTTGCCGTTTTTATCACAATGAGAAACAAGaattttattgtttcttttttcctgCAGCTCTTTGGGGGATTCAAATTACACAGCAGACGTGACTACCCTGTCGGTGTATATATCGGATATTCTGATAAAGATTATCAGTTTCCTTGCAAAGAATTACGAAGTTTTATCGAAAGTTCACTAaaattaaagacatttttaatagACCGCGATCTTATAGCTTCGGTTGATAAAGCCAGTGGGATTATCGAGGCTTTGAACGCCAGTTGGAGAATCCTTCTCGTCTGCAGCAAAAGTTTCTTGAAGGAAGACGATTGGTCAATGTTTACAATGAGGTCAGCTATTTATACACAGACTCCAGCTAATCCTGCTCGTGTTGTTGTGTTGGTTCACAAAGATTGTCTTCCCTTGCTTCCTCCAGCGCTTCTGAGCTCAGTCAATGATGAGAATATTTGTGCTGTGTCGGAGTGGGCGATGAACTACGAGATGATGCAAATGTTGACCACTCGATTACATTAA